The following are from one region of the Vitis riparia cultivar Riparia Gloire de Montpellier isolate 1030 chromosome 14, EGFV_Vit.rip_1.0, whole genome shotgun sequence genome:
- the LOC117930445 gene encoding putative lipid-transfer protein DIR1, which translates to MEAYKRFVILALVLVVAVVANGQGSICRMTQDGLTACKPSVSGQSPLPPSPACCAAISKADLPCLCSFKNSALLPYLGIDPNMATQLPAKCNIVTSTHC; encoded by the coding sequence ATGGAAGCATACAAAAGATTTGTGATATTGGCGCTGGTCCTGGTTGTAGCGGTGGTGGCAAATGGGCAGGGCAGCATATGCCGCATGACCCAAGATGGGTTGACAGCCTGCAAGCCATCCGTGAGTGGGCAGAGCCCACTCCCTCCTTCGCCCGCTTGCTGTGCGGCCATTTCCAAGGCAGACTTGCCATGTCTCTGCTCCTTCAAGAACTCCGCACTCTTGCCCTACCTGGGAATAGACCCGAACATGGCCACGCAGCTCCCGGCCAAGTGCAATATCGTCACCTCAACCCACTGCTGA